ACTGGATCCCGGACATTTTCATGCAGCGTTAGTTCAAAAAACCATGTACGCCCAAGTAGATCCAAAAATTTATGTTTTTGCACCAGAAGGGGCTGAAGTGCAGTATTTTTTAAATAAGATAGAAGCTTATAATTCTAGCGAAGTGGCGCCTACAAAATGGACTGTAGAAACATCTTTAAGCGATAATTACTTAAAAAAAATGCTGGATGAAAAGCCTGGGAATGTCATGGTAGTAGCAGGGAAAAACTCTAAAAAAATAGATTATATCCTAGCCGCGGTAAAAGCAGGATTAAATGTATATGCCGATAAACCTTTGGTGATAAATCCTGAAGGGTTTAATAAACTTAAAGAAGCGTTTAAGATTGCTAAGGAAAAAGGGGTGTTAATTTATGATATTATGACTGAACGCTTTGAGTCTACTACTGTACTCCAAAAGCTGTTTTCAAAAGAGTTTTCGGTTTTTGGTTCGTTAGTAGAAGGCACAGTTGCAGATCCAGCTATTAGCAAAGAAAGCATACATCATTTTTTTAAATATGTTTCTAGTAAACCCTTGGTGCGCCCTGCTTGGTTTTTCGATGTTAATGAAGAAGGTGAGGGTATCGTAGATGTCACTACACATTTGGTGGATTTAGTGCAATGGGAAGCGTTCTCAAATCAAATTATCGATACTTCTAATATAGAAATGTTACATGCTAAACGGTGGGCTACCGTTTTAAGTAAAGAAGCGTTTCAAAAGGTTACAGGACAGGAAGGTTTTCCTGATTACCTTAAAAAAGACGTTAAAGATGGAAAATTACATGTGTACTGTAATGGCGAAATGATTTATAAAATTAACGGTAAGCACGCAAAAGTTTCTGTGATTTGGAACTATCAGGCGCCAGAAGGCACGGGAGACACACATTACAGTATAATGAGAGGAACAAAAAGCAACCTTATTATTAAACA
The nucleotide sequence above comes from Flavobacteriaceae bacterium HL-DH10. Encoded proteins:
- a CDS encoding putative oxidoreductase C-terminal domain-containing protein encodes the protein MKYQVLIVLLYLSMSCTKKKPLEKVVQENVHKKVKLMTLDPGHFHAALVQKTMYAQVDPKIYVFAPEGAEVQYFLNKIEAYNSSEVAPTKWTVETSLSDNYLKKMLDEKPGNVMVVAGKNSKKIDYILAAVKAGLNVYADKPLVINPEGFNKLKEAFKIAKEKGVLIYDIMTERFESTTVLQKLFSKEFSVFGSLVEGTVADPAISKESIHHFFKYVSSKPLVRPAWFFDVNEEGEGIVDVTTHLVDLVQWEAFSNQIIDTSNIEMLHAKRWATVLSKEAFQKVTGQEGFPDYLKKDVKDGKLHVYCNGEMIYKINGKHAKVSVIWNYQAPEGTGDTHYSIMRGTKSNLIIKQGKEENFKPTLYIETKNGEDFETVLNDALKNKIAKEFPGITAEKISNTQWRIKIPDSFKIGHEAHFAQVTENYLKYLESGKLPEWEVPNMIAKYYTNIEAYKMAAQN